One part of the Xiphophorus hellerii strain 12219 chromosome 17, Xiphophorus_hellerii-4.1, whole genome shotgun sequence genome encodes these proteins:
- the pnpla3 gene encoding patatin-like phospholipase domain containing 3: MFDLKAGWNLSFAGCGFLGIYHIGVASCLLEKAPYLVKGATRLYGASAGALTASVLASQACIAKCCEDVIEVAKEARKRNLGPLHPTFNLVKVLRSGLNRDLPSDAHILASGRLCVSLTRVSDGENVLVSEFGSKEELIQALVCSCFIPIYCGLIPPSFRGVRYVDGGISDNLPQSELKNTITISPFSGESDICPRDNSTSFHELRFTNTSIQMNMGNLYRLSRALFPPEPKVLADMCQSGYKDALRFLQENNLLMLDCPSHSLPDSSGIGPGFSPGPGSSSCCSKPAESSKEWVLRRLRLLHNKHWWLDEHIVLPTHIKKVFCEACQDKSGLYARVSGMLPLRVASYMLMPYTLPVQSAYSVAQRFVEWIPEVPADVRWLFGVAGDVYRQAWKTNAAAANSERCLRKCLSVPPLPSEPESPTQTIVPALSSFDLHSNYWDIPSSTSSSLTSPPSPQQVCFFVGSQDEAQSPERP; the protein is encoded by the exons ATGTTCGACCTGAAGGCCGGCTGGAACCTGTCCTTTGCCGGGTGCGGCTTCTTGGGGATCTACCACATCGGAGTGGCCAGCTGCCTGCTGGAGAAAGCCCCGTACCTTGTGAAAGGAGCCACCCGGCTGTACGGGGCCTCTGCCGGGGCGCTCACCGCCTCAGTTCTCGCAAGCCAAGCATGCATAG CAAAATGCTGTGAGGACGTCATTGAGGTGGCAAAGGAAGCTAGGAAGAGAAACCTGGGCCCACTCCACCCAACCTTCAACCTGGTGAAAGTCCTGAGGTCCGGCCTGAACCGGGACCTGCCCTCTGATGCTCACATCCTGGCCTCTGGCAGGCTCTGCGTCTCCCTGACCAGAGTATCAGACGGAGAGAACGTGCTGGTGTCAGAGTTCGGTTCCAAAGAGGAGCTCAtccag GCTCTGGTCTGCAGCTGTTTCATCCCCATCTACTGTGGACTGATTCCTCCATCCTTCAGAGGAGTG CGGTATGTGGATGGTGGAATCAGTGATAACCTGCCTCAGTCGGAGCTGAAGAACACCATCACCATCTCGCCCTTCTCTGGTGAAAGCGACATCTGCCCTCGGGATAACTCCACCAGCTTCCATGAGCTTCGGTTCACTAACACCAGCATCCAGATGAACATGGGGAACCTGTACCGCCTCAGCAGAGCTCTGTTTCCCCCAGAACCCAAG GTCCTGGCTGACATGTGTCAGAGTGGCTATAAGGACGCTTTGCGCTTCCTTCAGGAGAACA ACTTGCTGATGCTGGATTGCCCCAGCCACAGCCTGCCAGACAGCTCCGGAATCGGTCCCGGCTTCAGCCCCGGCCCcggctccagcagctgctgctccaagCCTGCTGAGAGCTCCAAGGAGTGGGTGCTGCGTAGACTCCGCCTGCTGCACAACAAGCACTGGTGGCTGGATGAGCACATTGTTCTGCCCACCCACATAAAGAAAG TGTTCTGTGAGGCCTGCCAAGACAAATCGGGTCTTTATGCCAGAGTGTCTGGCATGCTGCCACTGAGAGTTGCTTCTTACATGCTGATGCCATACACACTTCCAGTCCAGTCTGCATATTCTGTGGCCCAGAG GTTTGTGGAGTGGATCCCAGAGGTGCCTGCTGACGTGCGCTGGCTGTTTGGGGTGGCAGGTGACGTGTACAGACAGGCCTGGAAAACCAACGCAGCTGCTGCCAATAG TGAGCGCTGCCTGAGGAAGTGCTTGAGCGTCCCGCCGCTCCCTTCAGAGCCTGAAAGTCCCACACAGACCATCGTTCCTGCTCTTTCTTCCTTTGACCTTCACAGCAACTACTGGGACATCCCATCGTCTACCTCCTCCTCTCTCACTTCCCCGCCCTCCCCACAGCAAGTCTGCTTCTTTGTTGGCTCACAGGATGAGGCTCAGAGCCCGGAACGGCCGTGA